In Apium graveolens cultivar Ventura chromosome 10, ASM990537v1, whole genome shotgun sequence, the following are encoded in one genomic region:
- the LOC141688852 gene encoding serine/threonine-protein phosphatase 7 long form homolog: MSSSATIGNDNELSDCVQQTSTGDRGTRRALGVNSNLPSVYGDQDAAASTPRRKRTPLTLAVEPGIHEGNASRKRQRSAPPIEPAELSTGAETRGRRRTRPLPIAAVEPGTHAGNATRTGQRRRQPTAAVEPGTGARTSQRRRQPTAAVEPGTGTENAPLTKQRTQPTVAVELGTAAENATRTRQRRTRPAAAVQPGRRGRNTTRRRTRTTSPTSDGEPSTDEDNRSPTRSRRGRVFEHDLTPAQRAIPDTGLLRDLGYHLSAYARAGRGPPTRNLNCRGAWHTAVELYREANDMYKELFVAAGFRDFLTIIPVDVPVAYNLALTERWFSETNTLHLPDCEIGPTPVDWTMITGVSFSGRRIEANSEFEIEKALDLLGKPGARKDGKIHLDKIKPKPEEVRGIPLTDDVRDKLFRRLFLYVVSSCFFSNNRSVISHNLVECLERIDEVGSYNWGEVTYAAFLAGMRRKVRAQTGAFTAFWQFLPFWAFEYLDVNRPKHKEGNIFPRASRWICPKSFSDRESPQFIGPRFINLRCQLNYVEESQVTWQPYLASAEYGSDAVQNAINLAKMRIPFQSIYTWEYYLGERCLRQLGFPCRVPNDPPRVMHGIKDGIFVGTPAESLVEENQEFTSWFGNNSIGRILDINRFLGGPDIAEKVLDQWRAKHQPDLIPIQKSQYEKLKEDRNALEEECAKLREELSQARGEESCVV, encoded by the exons ATGTCTTCTTCTGCAACCATCGGAAATGATAATGAGCTCAGTGATTGTGTTCAGCAAACTTCTACTG GAGATCGAGGGACTCGGAGAGCATTGGGTGTGAACAGTAACTTGCCTTCAGTTTATGGAGATCAAGATGCGGCTGCTTCTACTCCTAGAAGGAAAAGGACACCCCTTACATTAGCTGTAGAACCAGGTATACACGAGGGGAATGCTAGTCGTAAAAGGCAAAGGAGCGCCCCCCCTATAGAACCTGCAGAACTGAGTACAGGTGCCGAAACTAGGGGTAGAAGGCGAACAAGGCCACTTCCTATAGCAGCTGTAGAACCGGGTACACATGCCGGAAATGCTACACGTACAGGGCAAAGGAGGAGACAACCTACAGCAGCTGTAGAACCGGGTACAGGTGCACGTACAAGTCAAAGGAGGAGACAACCTACAGCAGCTGTAGAACCGGGTACAGGTACCGAAAATGCTCCGCTTACAAAGCAAAGGACACAACCCACAGTAGCTGTAGAACTGGGTACAGCTGCGGAAAATGCCACCCGTACAAGGCAAAGGAGGACACGACCTGCAGCAGCTGTTCAACCAGGTAGAAGAGGGAGAAATACTACTCGTAGAAGGACGAGGACTACATCCCCTACATCTGATGGAGAGCCTAGCACTGATGAGGACAATAGGAGTCCTACTAGGTCAAGGAGGGGACGTGTTTTTGAGCATGACCTCACACCTGCGCAGAGGGCAATCCCTGACACAGGACTTCTCCGTGATTTAGGGTATCACCTCTCGGCATATGCTAGGGCGGGACGG GGCCCCCCTACACGAAATCTGAACTGTCGAGGTGCTTGGCATACTGCAGTAGAACTGTATCGTGAGGCAAATGATATGTACAAGGAACTGTTTGTTGCTGCTGGTTTTAGAGATTTTCTCACGATCATACCAGTGGACGTTCCAGTAGCATACAATTTGGCCTTGACAGAGAGGTGGTTCAGTGAAACAAATACCCTCCATTTACCCGACTGTGAAATTGGTCCAACTCCTGTAGACTGGACGATGATCACTGGAGTAAGTTTTAGTGGTCGACGCATAGAAGCCAACTCAGAATTTGAGATAGAAAAAGCGCTGGACCTTCTTGGAAAACCTGGAGCTAGAAAAGACGGTAAGATCCATTTGGACAAAATTAAACCTAAGCCAGAAGAGGTGAGGGGTATCCCGCTAACTGATGATGTGAGGGACAAATTGTTTCGCCGACTGTTCCTCTATGTTGTTAGCAGTTGTTTCTTCAGTAATAACCGTTCAGTGATTAGTCATAACCTCGTGGAGTGTTTGGAAAGGATAGACGAAGTGGGATCTTATAATTGGGGGGAAGTTACATATGCAGCCTTCCTTGCTGGAATGAGAAGAAAGGTCAGAGCACAAACAGGAGCTTTCACAGCATTTTGGCAGTTTCTTCCG TTCTGGGCTTTTGAGTATTTGGATGTAAATCGTCCAAAGCATAAGGAAGGGAATATCTTTCCGAGGGCAAGCCGCTGGATCTGTCCAAAAAGTTTTAGCGACAGAGAGTCTCCACAGTTTATTGGTCCACGTTTTATTAATTTGCGCTGTCAATTGAACTATGTTGAGGAGTCCCAG GTGACCTGGCAACCTTACTTGGCCAGTGCAGAGTATGGGTCAGATGCTGTGCAGAACGCGATTAATCTTGCAAAGATGAGGATCCCATTTCAGAGCATTTACACCTGGGAGTACTATCTCGGGGAGAGATGTCTGCGGCAGTTAGGTTTCCCTTGTCGAGTGCCAAATGATCCTCCCAGGGTGATGCATGGAATTAAGGATGGGATATTTGTTGGGACACCAGCTGAAAGTCTCGTCGAAGAGAATCAAGAATTCACCTCGTGGTTTGGGAATAATTCTATCGGAAGAATCCTTGACATAAACCGATTTCTTGGTGGACCTGACATTGCGGAAAAGGTCTTAGATCAGTGGAGG GCCAAGCACCAACCGGACTTGATTCCTATTCAGAAATCTCAGTATGAGAAATTAAAAGAGGACCGCAATGCTCTTGAAGAGGAGTGCGCTAAGCTTCGAGAGGAGTTG TCTCAAGCAAGAGGAGAAGAATCATGCGTTGTTTAG
- the LOC141689779 gene encoding aquaporin PIP2-1-like, whose translation MGKEEVTEAAHEYSGKDYQDPPPAAFIGIDELGKWSFYRALIAEFIATLLFLYITVLTVIGYKSQSATDPCGGVGILGIAWAFGGMIFVLVYCTAGISGGHINPAVTFGLFLARKVSLIRAVMYMVAQCLGAICGVGLVKAFQKSYYNRYGGGANELADGYNKGTGLGAEIIGTFVLVYTVFSATDPKRNARDSHVPVLAPLPIGFAVFMVHLATIPITGTGINPARSFGAAVIYNKDKAWDDQWIFWVGPFIGAAIAAFYHQYILRAAALKALGSFRSNA comes from the exons ATGGGCAAAGAAGAAGTAACAGAGGCAGCCCATGAGTACTCAGGCAAGGATTACCAGGACCCACCACCAGCTGCATTCATTGGTATTGATGAGCTTGGTAAATGGTCATTTTACAGAGCTCTTATTGCTGAGTTCATAGCCACCTTGCTCTTCCTCTACATAACTGTATTAACTGTTATTGGTTACAAGAGCCAGTCTGCCACTGATCCATGTGGTGGCGTTGGAATTCTCGGTATCGCGTGGGCCTTCGGTGGCATGATCTTTGTTCTTGTTTACTGCACTGCCGGTATCTCTG GAGGACACATAAATCCAGCAGTGACATTTGGATTGTTTTTAGCAAGAAAAGTGTCACTAATCAGAGCAGTTATGTACATGGTAGCACAGTGTTTGGGTGCTATTTGTGGAGTAGGATTAGTTAAGGCTTTCCAAAAGTCTTATTACAATAGGTATGGAGGTGGGGCCAATGAGTTGGCTGATGGTTACAACAAGGGTACTGGTTTAGGTGCTGAAATTATTGGAACTTTTGTTCTTGTCTACACTGTCTTCTCTGCTACTGATCCTAAGAGAAATGCCAGAGATTCTCATGTCCCT GTGTTGGCTCCTCTTCCCATCGGATTCGCGGTGTTCATGGTTCACCTTGCCACCATTCCCATCACCGGAACTGGAATTAACCCTGCCAGAAGTTTCGGAGCTGCTGTTATTTACAACAAAGACAAGGCCTGGGATGATCAA TGGATTTTCTGGGTGGGACCATTTATCGGAGCAGCCATTGCTGCATTCTACCATCAATACATTCTGAGAGCAGCAGCACTCAAAGCGCTTGGGTCATTCAGGAGCAATgcttaa